A single genomic interval of Cervus elaphus chromosome 19, mCerEla1.1, whole genome shotgun sequence harbors:
- the LOC122676098 gene encoding 60S ribosomal protein L10-like produces the protein MRSAFGKPQGTVARVHIGQVIMSIRTKLQNKEHVIEALRRAKFKFPGCQKIHISKKWGFTKFNADEFENMVAEKRLIPDGCGVKYIPNRGPLDKWRALHS, from the coding sequence ATGCGCAGTGCCTTTGgaaagccccagggcacagtggccAGGGTCCACATTGGCCAGGTCATAATGTCCATCCGCACCAAGCTGCAGAACAAGGAGCATGTGATTGAAGCCCTCCGCCGGGCCAAGTTCAAGTTCCCTGGCTGTCAGAAGATCCATATCTCCAAGAAGTGGGGATTTACCAAGTTCAATGCGGATGAATTTGAGAACATGGTGGCAGAAAAGCGACTCATCCCGGACGGCTGTGGGGTCAAATACATCCCTAATCGTGGTCCCCTGGACAAATGGCGGGCCCTGCACTCATGA